Proteins encoded together in one Campylobacter concisus window:
- the rplQ gene encoding 50S ribosomal protein L17, protein MRHKHGYRKLGRTSSHRSALLKNLAIAIIKSEKIETTLPKAKELRSYVEKLITRARKGDSNAHRAVFASLQDKETTNKLVTEVAPKFKERNGGYTRIIKTRVRRGDAAEMAYIELVAE, encoded by the coding sequence ATGAGACATAAACACGGATATCGCAAACTTGGTAGAACGTCATCTCATAGATCTGCATTGCTTAAGAATTTAGCGATAGCTATCATCAAAAGCGAAAAGATAGAGACAACTTTACCAAAAGCAAAAGAGCTTAGAAGCTATGTTGAAAAGCTTATCACAAGAGCTAGAAAGGGCGACTCTAACGCTCACAGAGCAGTATTTGCTTCATTGCAAGACAAAGAGACTACAAATAAGCTAGTTACTGAAGTAGCTCCAAAATTTAAAGAGCGCAACGGTGGCTATACAAGAATCATCAAAACTCGCGTTCGCAGAGGCGATGCAGCTGAGATGGCTTATATAGAGCTAGTAGCTGAATAA
- a CDS encoding DNA-directed RNA polymerase subunit alpha has product MRKITTSAYMPTEIEVKSVSENVANITAYPFEAGYAVTLAHPLRRLLYTSTVGFAPIGVKIKGVSHEFDSMRGMLEDVAFFIINLKKIRFKLKSGSEREVIEYSFKGPKEITGADLNNDLVEIVNPDAYLATINEDAELNFSVIIQKGIGYVPSEEIREEIEDEYIALDAFFTPVKKAVYEIQNVLVEDDPDYEKIVFTITTDGQVGPVEAFKNCLEAMYQQMSVFKGILDIDVSAPVASSSASGEFSKLLSSVEDLNLSARSFNCLDKADIRFIGELALMDENELKELKNLGKKSLEEIKAVMEEIGYPVGVDVLKDSKEQLRKKITELKSQMSAKE; this is encoded by the coding sequence ATGAGAAAGATTACTACATCAGCTTATATGCCAACTGAAATAGAAGTTAAAAGTGTTAGCGAAAATGTAGCTAACATTACAGCATATCCTTTTGAAGCAGGTTATGCTGTTACTTTGGCTCACCCACTACGCCGTCTTCTTTACACAAGTACGGTAGGCTTTGCTCCTATCGGTGTAAAGATAAAAGGCGTTAGTCACGAATTTGATAGTATGCGCGGCATGCTTGAAGACGTGGCATTTTTTATTATAAATTTGAAGAAGATCAGATTTAAATTAAAAAGCGGCAGCGAGCGTGAAGTTATAGAGTATAGCTTTAAAGGACCAAAAGAGATAACTGGAGCTGACCTAAATAACGACCTAGTTGAGATCGTTAATCCAGACGCATATCTTGCAACCATCAACGAAGATGCTGAGTTAAATTTCTCAGTTATCATCCAAAAAGGTATCGGATATGTTCCTAGTGAAGAGATCAGAGAAGAGATCGAAGACGAGTACATCGCACTGGACGCTTTCTTTACACCTGTTAAAAAAGCAGTTTATGAGATACAAAACGTCTTGGTTGAAGATGACCCAGACTACGAGAAGATCGTATTTACGATAACAACAGATGGTCAAGTTGGTCCAGTAGAAGCTTTTAAAAATTGTTTAGAAGCTATGTATCAACAAATGTCAGTATTTAAAGGAATTTTAGATATTGACGTTAGTGCCCCAGTTGCTAGTTCAAGTGCAAGCGGCGAGTTCTCAAAGCTACTTTCTAGTGTAGAAGATCTAAATTTAAGCGCTAGAAGTTTTAACTGCCTTGACAAAGCCGATATTAGATTTATCGGTGAGCTTGCGTTGATGGACGAAAATGAGCTTAAAGAGCTTAAAAATTTAGGTAAAAAATCTCTTGAAGAGATAAAAGCGGTTATGGAAGAGATAGGCTATCCAGTTGGTGTCGATGTGTTAAAAGATAGCAAAGAGCAACTCAGAAAGAAAATAACCGAGCTAAAATCACAAATGAGTGCAAAAGAATAA
- the rpsD gene encoding 30S ribosomal protein S4 — protein MARYTGPVEKLERRLGVSLALKGERRLAGKSALEKRPYAPGQHGQRRAKISEYGLQLREKQKAKFMYGVSEKQFRRLFQEAARREGNTGALLVQLLEQRLDNVVYRMGFATTRRFARQLVTHGHILVNGKRVDIPSYRVEPGSKVEVAEKSKNNPQIIRAIDLTAQTGIVAWVDVEKEKKFGIFTRNPEREEVIIPVEERFIVELYSK, from the coding sequence ATGGCTAGATATACAGGACCTGTTGAAAAATTAGAAAGACGTCTTGGTGTGTCTCTTGCGTTAAAAGGCGAAAGAAGACTTGCTGGTAAAAGCGCTTTAGAAAAAAGACCTTATGCACCAGGACAACATGGACAAAGAAGAGCAAAAATAAGCGAATATGGCTTACAACTTCGTGAGAAGCAAAAAGCTAAATTTATGTATGGCGTTTCAGAGAAACAATTTAGAAGATTGTTTCAAGAAGCAGCACGCCGCGAGGGCAACACTGGTGCTCTTTTGGTTCAACTATTAGAACAAAGATTAGACAATGTTGTTTACAGAATGGGCTTTGCAACGACTCGTCGTTTTGCTCGCCAGCTAGTAACTCACGGACATATTTTAGTAAATGGCAAGAGAGTGGATATCCCATCTTACAGAGTGGAGCCAGGCTCTAAAGTAGAAGTTGCTGAGAAATCTAAAAACAATCCACAAATCATTCGCGCGATCGACCTTACAGCTCAAACTGGCATCGTTGCTTGGGTAGATGTGGAAAAAGAGAAAAAATTTGGAATTTTCACTAGAAATCCAGAAAGAGAAGAGGTTATCATTCCTGTTGAGGAAAGATTTATAGTAGAGCTTTACTCAAAATAA
- the rpsK gene encoding 30S ribosomal protein S11, with protein MAKRKIVKKKVVRKSIAKGIVYISATFNNTMVTVTDEMGNAIAWSSAGGLGFKGSKKSTPYAAQQAVEDALNKAKEHGIKEVGIKVQGPGSGRETAVKSVGGVEGIKVTFFKDITPLPHNGCRPPKRRRV; from the coding sequence ATGGCGAAAAGAAAAATTGTTAAGAAAAAAGTAGTTAGAAAAAGCATAGCCAAAGGTATCGTTTATATCAGTGCAACATTTAACAACACTATGGTAACTGTAACTGATGAAATGGGAAATGCTATTGCATGGAGTAGTGCAGGTGGCTTAGGCTTTAAAGGTAGTAAAAAATCAACTCCTTATGCAGCTCAACAAGCTGTAGAAGATGCTTTAAATAAAGCAAAAGAACACGGCATAAAAGAAGTTGGCATCAAGGTTCAAGGTCCAGGTAGCGGACGTGAAACGGCTGTGAAGAGTGTAGGTGGTGTTGAAGGTATAAAAGTAACTTTCTTCAAAGATATCACACCTTTACCACACAATGGTTGCAGACCGCCAAAACGCCGCCGCGTATAA
- the rpsM gene encoding 30S ribosomal protein S13 — protein MARIAGVDLPNKKRIEYGLTYIYGIGLYKSRQILDAAGISYDKRVYELSEDEAAAIRKEIQEHHIVEGDLRKQVAMDIKALMDLGSYRGLRHRKGLPVRGQKTKTNARTRKGRRKTVGAATK, from the coding sequence ATGGCACGTATTGCAGGTGTAGATTTACCAAACAAAAAGAGAATAGAGTATGGTTTGACTTATATCTATGGTATAGGTCTTTACAAATCTCGTCAAATCCTTGACGCAGCTGGAATTTCTTATGATAAGAGAGTTTACGAGCTTAGCGAAGACGAAGCAGCAGCTATCCGTAAAGAAATTCAAGAGCACCATATCGTTGAGGGTGATTTGAGAAAACAAGTTGCTATGGATATCAAAGCTCTTATGGATCTTGGAAGTTATAGAGGTCTTCGCCACAGAAAGGGTCTTCCTGTTCGTGGTCAAAAGACTAAAACTAATGCTAGAACCAGAAAAGGCAGACGTAAAACTGTCGGTGCAGCTACTAAGTAA
- the rpmJ gene encoding 50S ribosomal protein L36, with protein sequence MKVRPSVKKMCDKCKIVKRSGIIRVICENPKHKQRQG encoded by the coding sequence ATGAAAGTTCGTCCTTCTGTAAAGAAGATGTGTGACAAATGTAAAATTGTCAAACGTAGTGGCATAATTCGTGTTATCTGCGAAAATCCAAAACATAAACAAAGACAAGGATAA
- the infA gene encoding translation initiation factor IF-1, with protein sequence MAKDDVIEIDGNVVEALPNATFKVELDNKHIILCHIAGKMRMHYIKIMPGDRVKVELTPYSLDKGRITYRYK encoded by the coding sequence GTGGCAAAAGACGATGTCATTGAGATTGATGGAAATGTTGTTGAAGCACTGCCAAATGCAACTTTTAAAGTTGAGCTTGACAACAAACATATAATTTTATGTCATATCGCCGGAAAGATGAGAATGCATTATATAAAGATAATGCCTGGCGACCGCGTAAAAGTAGAACTTACGCCATATAGCCTAGACAAGGGCAGGATCACTTATAGATATAAGTAA
- the map gene encoding type I methionyl aminopeptidase has product MAITLKRPAEIEKMRAANKIVARTLDHVSTIIKPGISLLEIDKICEDMIRAAGAKPAFKGLYGFPNAACISVNEVVIHGIPNEYKLKEGDIVSVDIGSNLDGYFGDSARTFGVGKISKEDEALIACSKDALYFAIDFIRAGMHFKEISYELEKFILGRGYVPLRGYCGHGIGKRPHEEPEIPNYIEGNNPKAGPKIKEGMVFCIEPMICQKDGTPVLGSDNWKVTSKDGLRTSHYEHCMAIVNGKAEILSQA; this is encoded by the coding sequence ATGGCTATCACGCTAAAAAGACCAGCTGAGATAGAGAAAATGAGAGCGGCGAACAAGATCGTCGCTCGAACACTTGATCATGTTTCTACGATCATAAAACCTGGAATTTCACTTCTTGAGATAGATAAAATTTGCGAAGATATGATAAGAGCCGCTGGAGCAAAACCAGCCTTTAAAGGGCTTTATGGCTTTCCAAATGCAGCTTGCATAAGCGTCAATGAAGTGGTGATCCACGGAATTCCAAATGAGTACAAGCTAAAAGAGGGCGATATCGTTAGTGTAGATATTGGTTCAAATTTAGATGGTTATTTTGGTGATTCGGCTAGGACATTTGGAGTTGGTAAAATTTCAAAAGAAGACGAAGCTTTGATCGCTTGCTCAAAAGATGCGCTATATTTTGCGATTGATTTTATAAGAGCTGGTATGCACTTTAAAGAGATTAGCTATGAGCTTGAGAAATTTATTCTTGGTAGAGGATATGTACCTTTGCGCGGATATTGCGGTCATGGCATAGGCAAAAGGCCACACGAAGAGCCAGAAATTCCAAACTATATCGAAGGAAACAATCCAAAAGCTGGACCAAAAATAAAAGAGGGAATGGTTTTTTGTATAGAGCCGATGATCTGCCAAAAAGATGGCACGCCAGTTTTAGGAAGCGATAACTGGAAAGTAACCTCAAAAGATGGTTTGAGAACTAGTCATTATGAGCATTGCATGGCGATAGTTAATGGCAAAGCCGAAATTTTAAGCCAAGCATAA
- the secY gene encoding preprotein translocase subunit SecY — protein MDKTLTNKILITLAFLFAYRILAYVPVPGVNVDVIKEFFNSNNSNALGLFNMFSGKAAERLSIISLGIMPYITASIIMELLAATFPKLGQMKKERDGMQKYMQIIRYATIVITLVQSIGVSIGLQSLSGRGGEQAIMIDMNLFIAISAVSMLTGTMLLMWIGEQITQRGIGNGISLIIFAGIVSGIPSAIGGTVNLVNTSEMNFLTVIAILVIILATIGAIIFVEMGERRIPISYSRKVIMENQNKRIMNYIPIKVNLSGVIPPIFASAILMFPSTILQASTNPVIQAINDFLSPNGYMFNVLTFLFIIFFAFFYASIVFNTKDISENLKKQGGFIPGVRPGESTASYLNEVAGRLTLGGALYLGIISTLPWVLVKTMGVPFYFGGTSVLIVVSVALDTMRRIEAQSYTNKYQTLSAVGL, from the coding sequence ATGGATAAAACACTGACCAACAAGATTTTGATCACGTTGGCATTTTTGTTCGCATACAGGATACTGGCTTATGTGCCAGTTCCTGGTGTTAATGTCGACGTAATTAAAGAATTTTTCAATTCAAACAATAGCAACGCCTTGGGTCTATTTAATATGTTTAGTGGTAAGGCCGCTGAGCGTTTAAGTATCATATCTCTAGGCATTATGCCTTACATCACAGCTTCGATCATCATGGAGCTTCTAGCAGCGACATTTCCAAAGTTAGGTCAGATGAAAAAAGAGCGCGACGGTATGCAAAAATATATGCAAATCATACGTTATGCGACTATCGTTATCACTCTTGTACAATCAATCGGCGTCTCTATCGGACTTCAAAGCTTAAGCGGTCGTGGTGGCGAGCAAGCTATCATGATAGATATGAATTTATTTATCGCGATCTCTGCTGTATCTATGCTAACTGGCACTATGCTACTTATGTGGATAGGTGAACAGATCACGCAGCGCGGTATAGGCAACGGTATAAGTCTTATCATCTTTGCGGGCATCGTCTCTGGCATACCTAGTGCGATCGGCGGAACTGTAAATTTGGTAAATACTTCTGAGATGAATTTTCTAACAGTCATCGCTATTTTGGTGATCATTTTAGCTACCATTGGAGCTATTATCTTCGTCGAGATGGGCGAAAGACGTATCCCTATTTCTTACTCAAGAAAAGTGATAATGGAAAATCAAAACAAACGTATAATGAACTATATACCGATCAAAGTAAATTTAAGTGGCGTTATTCCACCGATATTTGCTAGTGCGATTTTGATGTTTCCAAGTACTATTTTGCAGGCTAGCACAAATCCAGTAATCCAAGCTATCAACGACTTTTTAAGTCCAAATGGCTATATGTTTAATGTTTTGACATTTTTATTTATCATCTTCTTTGCGTTTTTCTATGCATCTATCGTGTTTAACACAAAAGATATAAGTGAAAATTTAAAGAAACAAGGCGGATTTATCCCAGGTGTTAGACCAGGCGAGAGTACAGCTAGCTATCTAAATGAAGTAGCTGGCAGGCTAACTTTAGGTGGAGCTTTGTACTTGGGTATCATTTCAACATTACCTTGGGTACTTGTAAAGACTATGGGCGTACCATTTTATTTTGGCGGTACATCAGTTCTTATCGTGGTTTCGGTAGCACTTGATACGATGAGACGTATAGAGGCTCAGTCTTATACAAACAAATACCAAACTCTAAGTGCAGTAGGTCTATAA
- the rplO gene encoding 50S ribosomal protein L15, with the protein MALEKLTPAAGSTHATKRIGRGQGSGNGKTAGKGNKGQRARKGYNEKRGFEGGQQPLQRRLPKVGFASKFEKPYVINVEKIAAIKELAEISIATIASVHKISKSVTKIKLIGASAKALASKIKDENVSVSGTK; encoded by the coding sequence ATGGCATTAGAAAAATTAACACCTGCTGCAGGTTCAACTCATGCAACTAAAAGAATAGGTCGTGGTCAAGGCAGTGGCAATGGCAAAACTGCTGGCAAAGGTAACAAAGGTCAAAGAGCAAGAAAAGGCTACAATGAAAAAAGAGGCTTTGAGGGCGGACAACAACCACTTCAAAGACGTCTTCCAAAGGTAGGCTTTGCTTCTAAATTTGAAAAACCTTATGTTATCAATGTTGAAAAGATCGCAGCTATAAAAGAGCTTGCGGAAATTTCAATCGCAACAATAGCTAGCGTTCATAAAATTTCAAAGAGCGTTACTAAGATAAAACTAATCGGTGCAAGCGCAAAAGCTCTTGCTTCAAAGATCAAAGACGAGAACGTTAGCGTTAGCGGAACAAAATAA
- the rpsE gene encoding 30S ribosomal protein S5, producing MEKYNREEFEEVIVDIGRVTKVVKGGRRFRFTALVVVGNRNGLVGFGYGKAKEVPDAMRKAIDDAFKNIIHVKIKGTTIPHDVEVKYNASRMLLRPASEGTGVIAGGSARPIIELAGIKDILTKSLGSNNSANVVRATIKALSLLKS from the coding sequence ATGGAAAAATATAATAGAGAAGAATTTGAAGAAGTAATCGTCGATATCGGTCGGGTTACAAAGGTTGTTAAAGGTGGTCGTAGATTTAGATTTACAGCTTTAGTTGTTGTTGGTAATAGAAATGGCCTAGTTGGCTTTGGATATGGCAAAGCTAAAGAGGTGCCAGATGCGATGAGAAAAGCGATTGACGACGCATTTAAAAATATTATCCACGTTAAGATCAAGGGCACAACTATCCCTCACGATGTAGAGGTAAAATACAACGCAAGTAGAATGTTACTTCGCCCAGCTAGCGAGGGTACTGGTGTTATCGCTGGTGGTAGTGCACGTCCTATTATCGAGCTTGCAGGTATTAAGGATATCCTTACTAAATCACTTGGCTCAAACAACTCAGCAAACGTCGTTCGTGCTACTATAAAAGCACTTAGTTTGCTAAAAAGCTAA
- the rplR gene encoding 50S ribosomal protein L18, translated as MTAKVLKRKIALRIKRKRRIRGKISGVATCPRVSIFKSNRTLYVQAIDDVTATTLAAVDGRKIGIKANKEGAVTLAKEFAKALKAKKIDVVIFDRNGYLYHGVIAAFAEALRENGIKL; from the coding sequence ATGACAGCAAAAGTACTAAAAAGAAAAATCGCTCTTAGAATTAAGAGAAAAAGAAGAATCAGAGGTAAAATTTCTGGTGTTGCAACTTGCCCAAGAGTTTCTATTTTCAAATCAAACAGGACTCTTTATGTTCAAGCGATTGACGACGTTACAGCTACTACCCTAGCTGCAGTTGATGGTAGAAAAATAGGCATAAAAGCAAATAAAGAAGGTGCGGTCACTTTAGCTAAAGAATTTGCTAAGGCTTTAAAAGCTAAGAAGATAGATGTTGTGATTTTTGATAGAAATGGTTATTTATACCATGGCGTTATCGCAGCATTTGCTGAAGCTTTAAGAGAAAATGGCATCAAGCTATAA
- the rplF gene encoding 50S ribosomal protein L6, with amino-acid sequence MSRIGKQPIAIPSGVDVSVENNVLKFKKGNHLKELDTKGHVDVKIENGHIVFAPKGEDRQSRAYWGTYRALANNIVTGITHGFTRQLEINGVGYKAAAKGKILELSLGFSHLINYELPAGVEASVDKNVITIKGDDKQVVGQVAAQVRGFRPPEPYKGKGVKYLEERIIRKAGKTSKK; translated from the coding sequence ATGTCACGTATTGGAAAACAGCCTATCGCTATCCCAAGTGGTGTAGACGTTAGCGTTGAAAATAATGTCCTAAAATTTAAAAAGGGCAATCACTTAAAAGAGCTTGACACAAAAGGTCACGTTGATGTCAAGATAGAAAATGGTCATATAGTTTTTGCTCCAAAGGGCGAAGATCGCCAAAGCAGAGCTTACTGGGGAACATATAGAGCACTTGCTAACAACATCGTAACTGGTATCACTCATGGCTTTACTCGCCAGCTTGAGATCAACGGCGTTGGCTACAAAGCAGCTGCAAAAGGTAAAATTTTAGAGCTTTCTCTTGGTTTTTCACACCTTATCAACTATGAGCTACCAGCAGGCGTTGAAGCTAGCGTTGATAAAAACGTTATTACTATCAAAGGTGACGATAAACAAGTAGTAGGTCAAGTGGCTGCTCAAGTTAGAGGATTTAGACCACCTGAGCCATACAAAGGCAAAGGCGTTAAATATCTAGAAGAACGTATCATCCGCAAAGCGGGCAAGACATCTAAGAAGTAA
- the rpsH gene encoding 30S ribosomal protein S8, which produces MLNDLISDGLTRIRNASMRRLETAKLLHSKVVEATLSILAAKGYVESYNVIEEGSKKFINVVLKYDEYGRSVINELKRVSKPGRRVYQGKDDIKRFKNGYGTVIVSTSKGVMSGIEASKAGVGGEVLCTVW; this is translated from the coding sequence ATGTTGAACGATTTAATATCAGATGGATTAACACGCATTAGAAATGCAAGTATGAGAAGACTTGAGACTGCGAAATTGCTTCATTCTAAGGTTGTTGAGGCTACTCTTTCTATCCTTGCAGCAAAAGGCTATGTAGAGAGCTACAACGTTATCGAAGAAGGTAGCAAGAAATTTATAAACGTAGTTTTAAAGTATGATGAGTACGGCAGAAGCGTTATAAACGAGCTTAAAAGGGTGTCAAAACCTGGTCGCCGCGTTTATCAAGGCAAAGACGACATTAAGCGTTTTAAAAATGGTTACGGAACAGTTATCGTTAGCACAAGCAAAGGCGTTATGAGCGGTATTGAGGCAAGTAAAGCTGGCGTTGGCGGCGAGGTTCTTTGCACCGTTTGGTAA
- a CDS encoding type Z 30S ribosomal protein S14, with amino-acid sequence MAKKSMIAKAARKPKFAVRGYTRCQICGRPHSVYKDFGICRVCLRKMANEGLIPGLKKASW; translated from the coding sequence ATGGCAAAGAAATCAATGATAGCAAAAGCTGCACGCAAGCCAAAATTTGCGGTTCGCGGCTATACTAGATGCCAAATTTGCGGTCGTCCGCACTCTGTTTATAAAGATTTTGGAATTTGCCGTGTTTGCCTAAGAAAAATGGCTAACGAAGGCCTAATACCTGGTCTTAAAAAAGCAAGTTGGTAA
- the rplE gene encoding 50S ribosomal protein L5, whose amino-acid sequence MSRLKDKFNETIKPALVKEFDIKNPMLIPALEKIVISVGAGDSAKDQKVLQNMADTISLIAGQKAVITDAKKSVAGFKVREGFPVGIKVTLRKEQMYAFLDKLISVALPRVKDFRGLPKNGFDGRGNYNFGLSEQLMFPEVEYDKILRTHGMNITIATTAKNDKEAFKLLELFGVPFAKGK is encoded by the coding sequence ATGAGTAGATTAAAAGATAAATTTAACGAAACTATCAAGCCAGCTCTCGTAAAAGAATTTGACATCAAAAATCCAATGCTTATCCCTGCGCTCGAGAAGATCGTGATCAGTGTAGGCGCTGGAGACTCTGCGAAAGATCAGAAAGTGCTTCAAAATATGGCTGATACCATTTCACTTATCGCTGGACAAAAAGCGGTTATCACTGATGCTAAAAAATCAGTTGCTGGCTTTAAAGTTCGCGAAGGTTTTCCTGTTGGTATCAAAGTAACTTTGAGAAAAGAGCAAATGTATGCTTTCTTAGATAAGCTAATTAGCGTTGCTCTTCCAAGAGTTAAAGACTTCCGTGGTCTTCCAAAAAATGGCTTTGATGGACGTGGAAACTATAACTTCGGTCTTAGTGAGCAGCTAATGTTTCCAGAGGTTGAGTATGATAAAATTTTACGAACTCATGGTATGAATATTACGATTGCTACTACGGCTAAAAATGATAAAGAGGCATTCAAATTGCTAGAGCTATTTGGTGTGCCGTTTGCAAAAGGAAAGTAA
- the rplX gene encoding 50S ribosomal protein L24, translating into MANVKFKVKKGDTVKIIAGDDKGKTGKILAVLAKKGQVIVEGCKVAKKAIKPSEKTPNGGHVNKEMPIDISNVAKVEG; encoded by the coding sequence ATGGCTAATGTAAAATTTAAAGTCAAAAAAGGCGATACTGTAAAGATTATCGCTGGTGACGATAAAGGCAAAACTGGTAAAATTTTAGCAGTTCTTGCAAAAAAAGGTCAGGTTATAGTTGAGGGATGCAAAGTAGCTAAAAAAGCTATCAAACCAAGCGAAAAAACTCCAAATGGTGGTCACGTAAATAAAGAGATGCCAATTGACATATCAAACGTCGCGAAAGTTGAAGGATAA
- the rplN gene encoding 50S ribosomal protein L14, whose translation MIQSFTRLAVADNSGAKELMCIKVLGGSKRRYATLGDIIVCSVKKALPNGKIKKGQVVKAVVVRTKREVQRDNGSLIRFDENAAVILDSKKEPVGTRIFGPVGREVRYANFMKIVSLAPEVL comes from the coding sequence ATGATTCAAAGTTTTACAAGACTTGCAGTTGCTGATAACAGCGGCGCAAAAGAGTTAATGTGTATAAAAGTTCTTGGCGGCAGCAAAAGAAGATACGCTACACTTGGCGATATCATAGTTTGCTCTGTTAAAAAAGCTCTTCCAAATGGCAAGATCAAAAAAGGACAGGTTGTAAAAGCTGTTGTTGTAAGAACTAAAAGAGAGGTTCAAAGAGATAATGGTTCGTTAATCCGCTTTGATGAGAACGCAGCTGTTATACTTGATAGCAAAAAAGAGCCAGTCGGCACTCGTATTTTTGGACCAGTTGGACGTGAAGTTAGATATGCTAACTTTATGAAGATTGTTTCGCTAGCTCCGGAGGTTTTATAA
- the rpsQ gene encoding 30S ribosomal protein S17 translates to MALKREIQGVVLQKAGDKTATILVERRVMHPRYHKFVKRFKKYLVHDEKNETRAGDTVVAVECRPLSARKNFRLKAVLAKGVE, encoded by the coding sequence ATGGCATTAAAAAGAGAAATTCAAGGTGTTGTTTTACAAAAAGCTGGAGATAAAACAGCTACTATTTTGGTAGAAAGACGCGTTATGCACCCAAGATACCATAAATTTGTAAAACGCTTTAAAAAGTATTTAGTTCATGATGAGAAAAATGAGACAAGAGCAGGCGATACAGTTGTTGCAGTTGAGTGCAGACCACTTTCAGCTCGCAAGAATTTTCGCTTAAAAGCTGTATTGGCAAAGGGAGTTGAGTAA
- the rpmC gene encoding 50S ribosomal protein L29, translating to MKYTELKDKSVAELNALLKEKKVLLFTLRQKLKTMQLSNPNEISAVRKEIAQINTAISATRQGA from the coding sequence ATGAAATATACTGAGTTAAAAGATAAGAGCGTTGCAGAATTAAACGCGTTGCTAAAAGAGAAAAAGGTGCTTTTATTTACATTGAGACAAAAGCTAAAAACTATGCAGTTAAGCAACCCTAATGAGATTAGTGCTGTTCGCAAAGAGATAGCTCAGATCAACACTGCAATTAGTGCAACAAGACAAGGGGCGTAA
- the rplP gene encoding 50S ribosomal protein L16, producing MLMPKRTKFRKQMKGRNRGYATRGASLATGEFALKAVEAGRVNSRQIEAARQALTRHVKRQAKIWIRVFPDKPLTKKPLQTRMGKGKAGVEEWVMNIKPGRIIFEMAGVDEELAREALTLALHKLPFKSKFVTRESENEIY from the coding sequence ATGTTGATGCCTAAAAGAACGAAATTTCGTAAGCAAATGAAAGGTCGCAACCGTGGTTATGCGACTCGCGGAGCATCTTTAGCAACTGGCGAATTTGCGCTTAAAGCTGTTGAGGCTGGTAGAGTAAATTCACGCCAAATAGAAGCTGCTCGTCAAGCTCTAACTCGTCACGTAAAGAGACAGGCTAAAATTTGGATTAGGGTTTTCCCTGACAAGCCACTTACTAAAAAACCTCTACAAACTCGTATGGGTAAAGGTAAGGCTGGAGTTGAAGAGTGGGTTATGAACATTAAACCTGGTCGTATAATATTTGAAATGGCTGGTGTTGACGAAGAGTTGGCTCGTGAAGCTTTAACTTTGGCTCTACACAAACTTCCTTTCAAATCAAAATTTGTAACGCGAGAGAGTGAAAATGAAATATACTGA